The following proteins are encoded in a genomic region of Bacteroidales bacterium:
- a CDS encoding OB-fold putative lipoprotein — MKKIGLIALVLIILAGAAAFIVYKYVYNKPHPDYVKEKADLSIAAKRLWTDYSMNKEIADPKYTGKVIEVEGSIMRVETVDNLVIVVFAFRKGDFGDEGIRVTMLPAFHQAAKGINPFKNVKIKGLCTGYNGTDVIMENGSIVGSR, encoded by the coding sequence ATGAAAAAAATCGGTTTAATAGCATTAGTGCTGATAATCCTGGCAGGTGCAGCAGCTTTCATTGTTTACAAATACGTTTACAACAAACCTCATCCCGACTATGTAAAAGAGAAAGCCGATCTCTCTATCGCTGCCAAGCGGTTATGGACAGATTATTCCATGAATAAAGAAATCGCTGATCCGAAATATACCGGGAAAGTCATCGAGGTCGAGGGAAGCATCATGCGGGTGGAAACAGTCGACAACCTTGTGATCGTGGTCTTCGCATTTCGAAAGGGCGATTTTGGTGATGAAGGCATCAGGGTCACTATGCTCCCGGCCTTTCACCAGGCTGCTAAAGGCATCAACCCTTTCAAGAATGTCAAGATCAAAGGTCTTTGCACCGGTTATAACGGCACGGATGTTATCATGGAAAACGGATCTATTGTCGGAAGCCGGTAA